From the genome of Pelobacter propionicus DSM 2379, one region includes:
- a CDS encoding NINE protein: protein MNGSGQKGPDEKYCSECGAIIKARAEICPKCGVRQASPFGSLGAVAPNGKSKLAAILFALFLGGFGIHKFYLGRSGAGILYLLFCWTFIPALLGFIDAILLLIMSDDDFNRKYGGV, encoded by the coding sequence ATGAACGGAAGCGGTCAAAAAGGCCCGGATGAGAAATACTGCTCGGAGTGCGGGGCGATCATCAAGGCCAGGGCCGAGATCTGCCCCAAGTGCGGGGTGCGGCAGGCATCCCCCTTTGGCAGCCTGGGCGCGGTGGCGCCCAACGGCAAAAGCAAACTGGCGGCAATCCTGTTCGCCCTGTTCCTGGGTGGCTTCGGCATCCACAAGTTCTACCTGGGACGTAGCGGGGCGGGCATCCTCTATCTGCTCTTCTGCTGGACCTTCATCCCGGCGCTCCTGGGATTTATCGATGCCATACTCCTGCTGATCATGAGCGACGATGATTTCAACCGGAAGTACGGCGGGGTGTGA
- a CDS encoding FIST signal transduction protein: protein MKIRNAYAENQALDRAIETITGAFAGFEPVLLIFFASPFFEGTAVSAAMAGAFPNATVFGCSSAGELTTGRMLNNAISALAFSREAIGDVCIQVVEDMRNGMDVNKAFNAFQEHYGISSHDLDPSRHIGIVLVDGLCRREEELMDRIGDLTMVNFIGGSAGDDFQFRETHVYANGTSYTNAAVLAIVRPLIPFTFVKTQSFVPLDRKLLVTEAREEAREVISFNGKPAAQAYAEALGVATEEASRRLKHNPLGLIVDGIPFVRSPQRIQGSSMLFYCGIKEGMELSLLEATDIIADTRAALDQARKKIGPLSGVLSFNCIMRIQELEQNGLTDQYGALLGDVPTAGLGTYGEQFIGHVNQTATMLVFG from the coding sequence ATGAAGATACGTAACGCATATGCGGAAAACCAGGCGCTCGACAGGGCAATAGAGACGATCACGGGCGCATTTGCCGGATTTGAACCGGTGCTGCTGATCTTCTTCGCCTCACCGTTCTTTGAGGGCACGGCGGTCAGTGCGGCAATGGCCGGCGCCTTCCCCAACGCCACGGTCTTCGGCTGCTCATCTGCCGGCGAACTCACCACGGGGAGGATGCTGAACAACGCCATTTCAGCCCTGGCCTTTTCCCGGGAGGCCATCGGAGATGTATGCATCCAGGTGGTGGAGGACATGCGCAACGGCATGGATGTCAACAAAGCCTTCAATGCCTTCCAGGAGCACTATGGCATATCCTCCCACGACCTGGACCCATCCCGCCACATAGGCATCGTGCTGGTGGACGGCCTCTGCCGGAGAGAAGAGGAGCTGATGGACCGCATCGGCGACCTGACCATGGTCAACTTTATCGGCGGCTCGGCCGGAGACGACTTCCAGTTCCGGGAGACCCACGTCTACGCCAACGGCACATCCTACACCAACGCAGCGGTGCTGGCCATCGTGCGCCCGCTGATTCCCTTTACCTTTGTCAAGACCCAGAGCTTTGTTCCCCTTGACCGCAAGCTGCTGGTTACCGAGGCCCGTGAAGAGGCGCGCGAGGTGATCAGCTTCAACGGGAAACCGGCAGCCCAGGCCTATGCCGAGGCCCTGGGAGTCGCCACGGAAGAGGCCTCCCGGCGCCTGAAGCACAACCCGCTGGGACTGATCGTGGACGGCATCCCCTTCGTGCGCAGTCCGCAGCGCATCCAGGGGAGCAGCATGCTCTTCTACTGCGGCATCAAGGAGGGGATGGAGCTCTCGCTGCTGGAAGCAACCGACATCATCGCCGATACCCGCGCCGCGCTGGATCAGGCGCGGAAGAAGATCGGCCCGCTCTCGGGAGTGCTCAGCTTCAACTGCATCATGAGGATTCAGGAGCTGGAGCAGAACGGCCTGACCGATCAGTACGGAGCGCTGTTAGGCGACGTCCCCACCGCCGGCCTGGGCACCTATGGTGAGCAGTTCATCGGCCATGTCAACCAGACCGCAACCATGCTGGTCTTCGGCTGA
- a CDS encoding EcsC family protein → MALSATEIADLRTARNLLENPGLAARLSSLVGAPIEAGFRRLPESLHGAIIAAARKSIEKALAVALLTMDRDGCGGEASNWWHKVAVGATGATGGVFGLSALAIELPVSTAIMLRSIADIARSQGEDLRHPDARLQCLQVLALGGQSKGDDPAEAGYFAARAALAKAVSEAAEHLARKGLTRKGAPALVRLITQVAARFSVVVSQKAAAQAVPVLGALGGAAINALFIDHFQDMGRGHFIIRRLERIHGHEEVRRMYGELG, encoded by the coding sequence ATGGCGCTCTCAGCCACGGAAATAGCTGATCTGCGGACAGCCAGGAACCTGTTGGAGAATCCTGGGTTGGCCGCCCGCCTGAGCAGTCTGGTCGGCGCCCCCATCGAAGCCGGATTCAGGAGACTGCCCGAATCGCTGCATGGGGCAATCATTGCCGCTGCCCGCAAGTCCATCGAAAAGGCGCTGGCTGTCGCCCTATTGACCATGGACCGGGACGGATGCGGGGGGGAGGCGTCCAACTGGTGGCACAAGGTCGCGGTGGGGGCCACCGGCGCCACTGGAGGTGTATTCGGCCTGTCGGCCCTGGCGATCGAGCTGCCTGTCTCCACGGCGATCATGCTGCGTTCCATTGCTGACATCGCCCGCAGTCAGGGGGAGGATCTGCGCCACCCGGATGCCAGGCTCCAGTGCCTGCAGGTGCTGGCCCTGGGCGGACAGTCGAAGGGTGACGATCCGGCCGAGGCGGGCTATTTCGCGGCCAGGGCGGCCCTTGCCAAGGCGGTCTCGGAAGCTGCCGAGCACCTGGCCCGAAAGGGGCTGACCCGGAAGGGCGCTCCGGCCCTTGTCAGGCTGATCACCCAGGTAGCGGCGCGCTTTTCCGTCGTTGTCTCCCAGAAGGCGGCTGCCCAGGCGGTGCCGGTGCTGGGGGCCTTGGGTGGCGCGGCGATCAATGCCCTGTTCATCGATCACTTTCAGGATATGGGGCGCGGCCATTTCATCATCAGGAGGCTGGAGCGGATCCATGGCCACGAAGAGGTCCGCCGGATGTACGGGGAGCTGGGCTGA
- a CDS encoding M15 family metallopeptidase, whose amino-acid sequence MKTAAIRLIQQCLTNEGWLSEAPDGRLGPKTHGAMKSALLKRGTTLPAGWQEWPESRRAVAYLQLLCRERNIDAGEVDGWWGPQTDYAYATLAALLTSGEMPPLWRDDTPLLTNPHNWPEQNEAALNAFFGPVGTQQTKLLLPYPHRIAWNLRQTVTSFSCNSRVHDSALKVLTKTFDHYGMERIRDLRLDRWGGCLNVRRMRGGSKWSMHAWGIAIDYDPERNQLTWGRERAAFSRPEYAAWWRFWEEEGWVSLGRRKNYDWMHVQAARL is encoded by the coding sequence ATGAAGACAGCAGCGATTCGACTGATACAGCAGTGTCTCACCAATGAGGGATGGCTATCGGAAGCACCGGACGGTCGGCTCGGCCCCAAGACCCACGGAGCGATGAAGAGCGCTCTGCTCAAGCGCGGCACCACCTTGCCCGCTGGCTGGCAGGAGTGGCCTGAGTCTCGCAGGGCGGTCGCCTACCTCCAGCTGCTCTGCAGGGAGCGGAACATCGACGCCGGAGAGGTCGACGGCTGGTGGGGACCGCAGACCGATTACGCCTACGCCACCCTGGCGGCTCTTCTGACCAGCGGCGAGATGCCGCCCCTCTGGCGGGATGACACCCCGCTTCTCACCAACCCCCACAACTGGCCGGAGCAGAACGAGGCGGCCCTGAATGCCTTCTTCGGTCCGGTGGGCACGCAGCAGACAAAGCTGCTCCTTCCCTACCCCCACCGCATTGCCTGGAACCTGCGTCAGACCGTCACGAGTTTTTCCTGCAATTCCCGGGTCCATGACAGCGCCCTGAAGGTGCTGACCAAGACGTTCGACCACTACGGCATGGAACGGATCAGGGATCTGCGCCTGGACCGCTGGGGCGGCTGCCTCAACGTGCGCAGGATGCGCGGCGGCAGCAAATGGTCCATGCACGCCTGGGGAATCGCCATAGACTACGACCCCGAACGCAACCAGCTGACCTGGGGACGTGAGCGAGCCGCCTTCAGCCGACCGGAATACGCCGCCTGGTGGCGTTTCTGGGAGGAAGAGGGGTGGGTGAGCCTGGGGCGCCGCAAAAACTACGACTGGATGCACGTGCAGGCGGCGCGGCTGTGA